The following proteins are co-located in the Gordonia polyisoprenivorans genome:
- a CDS encoding AMP-binding protein, translating to MTPSLAGLRRIAVELRATGRLARAGILPGPAELPATLRAARTGGGAMLTEVLAARFGDSVAVVDRGVPLTYRDLATATRRWITVLRELDTTGDRPTVGIMCRNSAQLVIALLGALAGGVRVVFLNTDMGSVQLTTVCEREHIDLLLHDDEFTGRLSQLTGVRTIRTEDLESVLAAADDTIPPRAYGNPELVIPTSGTSGVPRGAARSSSPLTMLSTLAGLLEKIPLQRSDVIYLAPPAFHGWGLIATLTGLLAGATLVFDGRFSAERAVATMLAENCTAFVAVPTMLKRIMDLDDAVLQPLSGRLRIIGSGGARLDPDLVTAVTDRFGPVLHNLYGATEVSYITIATPADLAHDPSCAGSAPLGVRVAILIDGTPVGPGRVGDIYVRTGAQMRSYTDGSSTHSVDGMVATGDTGYLDGAGRLYVRGRSDSMIVSGGENVYPEEVELALHRHPGVADATVFTVDDADFGQRLSAVVARRAGHDVDDAALQEHIGRELSRSRVPRDIVFVGEIARTATGKVTRAWLDEVTAGNSHVG from the coding sequence GTGACCCCCAGCCTCGCCGGCCTGCGCCGGATCGCCGTCGAACTCCGCGCCACGGGCAGGCTCGCCCGCGCCGGCATCCTGCCCGGCCCGGCCGAGCTACCCGCCACACTGCGAGCCGCGCGCACCGGAGGTGGGGCGATGCTGACCGAGGTGCTCGCCGCCCGGTTCGGCGATTCGGTCGCCGTCGTCGACCGCGGGGTTCCGCTCACCTACCGCGACCTCGCCACCGCCACCCGCCGGTGGATCACGGTGTTGCGTGAGCTCGACACCACCGGCGACCGCCCGACCGTCGGCATCATGTGCCGCAACAGCGCGCAGCTGGTGATCGCCCTGCTCGGAGCTCTCGCCGGCGGTGTTCGGGTGGTCTTTCTCAACACCGACATGGGTTCTGTGCAGCTGACGACCGTATGCGAGCGCGAGCACATCGATCTGTTGCTCCACGATGACGAATTCACCGGCCGGCTCTCTCAACTCACGGGAGTACGCACCATCCGCACCGAAGACCTCGAATCGGTGCTCGCCGCCGCCGACGACACCATTCCCCCACGCGCGTATGGCAATCCCGAGCTGGTCATCCCCACCTCCGGGACCTCCGGTGTACCCCGCGGCGCAGCCCGCAGCAGTTCTCCGCTGACCATGCTCTCGACACTGGCCGGCCTGCTGGAGAAGATCCCGCTACAGCGATCCGACGTGATCTACCTGGCGCCCCCGGCATTTCACGGATGGGGCCTGATCGCCACCCTCACCGGCCTCCTCGCCGGCGCCACCCTCGTCTTCGACGGGCGGTTCTCCGCCGAGCGTGCCGTGGCAACGATGCTCGCCGAGAACTGCACCGCCTTCGTCGCGGTACCGACCATGCTGAAGCGGATCATGGATCTCGACGACGCGGTCCTGCAACCACTTTCCGGTCGTCTGCGCATCATCGGGTCGGGCGGCGCACGACTCGACCCCGATCTCGTCACCGCCGTCACCGACCGGTTCGGCCCGGTGTTGCACAACCTCTACGGCGCCACCGAGGTCTCCTACATCACCATCGCCACCCCCGCCGACCTCGCGCACGACCCGTCCTGCGCCGGGTCCGCTCCGCTCGGTGTCCGGGTGGCGATCCTCATCGACGGCACGCCCGTCGGCCCCGGACGGGTCGGCGACATCTACGTTCGCACCGGAGCCCAGATGCGTTCGTATACCGACGGAAGCTCCACACACAGCGTCGACGGCATGGTTGCCACCGGCGACACCGGTTACCTCGACGGCGCCGGCCGGTTGTACGTCCGCGGTCGATCGGACTCGATGATCGTCTCCGGCGGCGAGAACGTCTACCCCGAAGAGGTCGAACTCGCACTGCACCGCCACCCCGGTGTCGCCGACGCCACGGTCTTCACCGTGGATGACGCCGACTTCGGTCAACGGCTCTCGGCGGTGGTCGCCCGCCGCGCGGGCCACGACGTCGACGACGCGGCGCTCCAGGAACACATCGGCCGGGAACTGTCGCGCTCACGTGTCCCGCGCGACATCGTCTTCGTCGGCGAGATCGCCCGCACCGCAACCGGAAAGGTCACCCGCGCCTGGCTCGACGAGGTGACCGCCGGCAACTCACACGTCGGCTGA
- a CDS encoding ABC transporter ATP-binding protein yields MIRGYLRILGDEAGRMYVFLAWAIVYGLAQGAAMLLMVPIARDLFDGDLAGAGHWLLVLVPVVVICCVTFYLQSLMAMRMAVHTMRSLHHRLGDHLVTLPLGWFTRDKTGSVSQIAVKGTMFVGSAGAHLMTPVVTNLVGSATVVVGLFFFDWRIGATAALGAVVLWVAGLRASAMIADAEAQNHGTAVEVNNRVLELARYQPSLRAFGAAGSDYQPLEDALDRQHRVGRKMMGRSVTGLLLNGVAVQAVFTTILIVGAALAVTGHVEAALLMAVFGLAARFTDPISELAELGSAMRMSTAEIRRITDILDTPPMPAPPSPVAPTTRGSLELSGVDFGYGSADDDRSPKTLHGMNFRVPAGSMTALVGPSGSGKTTITRLIARFYDVDAGTVRVGGVDVREQDTATLMAQLALVFQDVYLFDDTLWENIRVGRPDATDDEIRAAATTAGVDSVVDRLPGGWDTRVGEGGSALSGGERQRVSVARALVKGAPIVLFDEATSALDPENEAHVAASIRELATQSTVLVIAHKISTVLAADQIVVLTADGRVDDIGRHDELLARGGTYAEFWTRRNAAAGWTMTVSADV; encoded by the coding sequence ATGATCCGTGGTTACCTGCGCATTCTCGGTGACGAGGCCGGGCGCATGTATGTCTTCCTCGCGTGGGCGATCGTCTACGGACTCGCCCAGGGCGCAGCGATGTTGCTGATGGTCCCCATCGCCCGCGACCTCTTCGACGGTGACCTCGCCGGCGCCGGCCACTGGCTGTTGGTATTGGTGCCGGTCGTGGTGATCTGTTGCGTCACCTTCTATCTGCAGTCGCTGATGGCGATGCGGATGGCAGTACACACCATGCGTTCCCTGCATCACCGGCTCGGTGATCATCTGGTGACGTTGCCGCTGGGGTGGTTCACCCGCGACAAGACCGGATCGGTCTCGCAGATCGCGGTCAAGGGAACGATGTTCGTCGGCAGCGCGGGTGCGCACCTGATGACGCCGGTCGTCACCAACCTCGTCGGGTCGGCGACCGTCGTGGTCGGCTTGTTCTTCTTCGACTGGCGGATCGGAGCGACCGCCGCGCTCGGCGCGGTGGTCCTGTGGGTGGCGGGCCTTCGTGCGAGTGCGATGATCGCCGACGCCGAGGCGCAGAATCACGGCACCGCGGTCGAGGTCAACAACCGGGTTCTCGAACTCGCCCGGTATCAGCCGAGCCTGCGTGCGTTCGGGGCGGCGGGCTCGGACTACCAGCCCCTCGAGGACGCGCTGGACCGTCAGCATCGGGTGGGCCGGAAGATGATGGGTCGCTCGGTCACCGGTCTGCTGCTCAATGGTGTTGCCGTACAGGCGGTGTTCACGACCATCCTGATCGTCGGCGCCGCTCTCGCGGTCACCGGTCACGTCGAGGCCGCGTTGCTGATGGCGGTGTTCGGGTTGGCCGCGCGCTTCACCGACCCCATTTCCGAACTGGCCGAACTGGGGTCGGCGATGCGGATGTCGACCGCCGAGATCCGGCGCATCACCGACATCCTCGACACGCCGCCGATGCCGGCGCCGCCGAGCCCGGTCGCCCCCACCACGCGGGGGTCGCTCGAATTGTCCGGCGTCGATTTCGGTTACGGCAGTGCTGACGACGACCGGTCCCCGAAGACGTTGCACGGCATGAATTTCCGGGTTCCGGCCGGATCGATGACGGCGCTGGTCGGCCCGTCCGGGTCGGGTAAGACCACGATCACCCGGCTGATCGCACGGTTCTACGACGTCGACGCGGGAACGGTGCGGGTCGGTGGCGTCGACGTCCGAGAGCAGGACACCGCAACCCTGATGGCGCAGCTGGCGTTGGTCTTCCAGGACGTGTACCTCTTCGACGACACCCTGTGGGAGAACATACGTGTCGGACGGCCCGACGCCACCGACGACGAGATCCGCGCGGCCGCAACGACTGCCGGGGTCGATTCGGTGGTGGACCGTCTTCCCGGCGGCTGGGATACCCGGGTCGGGGAGGGTGGCTCGGCGCTCTCCGGTGGCGAGCGCCAGCGTGTGTCGGTCGCCCGGGCGTTGGTCAAGGGCGCACCGATCGTGCTGTTCGACGAGGCCACCAGCGCGCTCGACCCGGAGAACGAGGCGCATGTGGCGGCATCGATCCGTGAACTCGCCACGCAGAGCACGGTTTTGGTGATCGCGCACAAGATCTCGACCGTACTCGCCGCCGATCAGATCGTGGTGCTCACCGCAGACGGTCGCGTCGACGACATCGGCCGCCACGACGAACTGTTGGCGCGCGGTGGCACCTACGCCGAGTTCTGGACGCGACGCAACGCCGCGGCGGGGTGGACGATGACGGTCTCAGCCGACGTGTGA
- a CDS encoding ABC transporter ATP-binding protein, with translation MTTVEGSAEDRTELDRSALRELLQPVRARIRVAQLLQVIASAATVVPFVGIVELGRTLLLDGPVQTARVWWIVAIVILGLMARAVFGGAALGVTHYADVDLQVILRRRITAKLGRLPLGWFGTTSSGRVRQTVQNDVGELHYLVAHADVETTAAVATPLFALIYCFVLDWRLGLLAVATLPLYAIAYAWMVRDMTTQQAKMNAALARISSTIVEFVTGVAVVKTFGQTGRAHKAFLRAADEFNDDFAGYVGPMLRIEALAAMMLSAPLILLVNLAGGYWFVDAGWVGAIDVLGATLIAMVLPSTLMAAMMAMHSRQGAAAAAGRIVGLLTLPELPMTTEPAVPESNRIEIDEVHYAYPTEGSASGTRALQGVSMTLEPGTLTALVGPSGSGKSTLATLIPRFVDPDAGAVRIGGVDVRDIDPQVLYRHVGFVLQDVALLDMSVADNIALGRPDATRAEVESAARAARIHDRITELPGGYDTRVGTDAHFSGGEAQRVAIARALLCDTPILILDEATAFADPESEADIQQAISSLIAGRTVLVIAHRLGSITHADTIVVLDEGRVVERGRHDDLVAAGGTYATMWRAWQGHPASGPAGTAATEPTRALR, from the coding sequence ATGACAACGGTGGAGGGGTCCGCGGAGGACCGGACGGAGCTGGACCGGAGCGCGCTGCGTGAGTTGTTGCAGCCCGTACGCGCCCGCATTCGGGTGGCTCAGCTGCTGCAGGTGATCGCCTCGGCGGCAACTGTCGTCCCGTTTGTCGGGATCGTCGAACTGGGTCGGACCCTGCTGCTCGACGGACCGGTGCAGACCGCGCGGGTCTGGTGGATCGTGGCGATCGTGATCCTCGGCCTGATGGCACGGGCGGTGTTCGGCGGTGCGGCGCTCGGTGTCACCCACTACGCCGACGTCGACCTGCAGGTGATACTCCGTCGTCGGATCACCGCCAAGCTGGGTCGGCTCCCGCTCGGCTGGTTCGGGACGACGAGCTCGGGTCGGGTGCGTCAGACCGTGCAGAACGACGTCGGTGAACTCCACTACCTCGTGGCCCACGCAGACGTGGAAACCACTGCGGCAGTGGCCACCCCGTTGTTCGCGCTCATCTACTGCTTCGTGCTCGACTGGCGTCTGGGCCTGCTGGCCGTCGCGACCCTCCCGCTGTATGCGATCGCGTACGCCTGGATGGTGCGCGACATGACCACGCAGCAGGCCAAGATGAACGCAGCACTGGCCCGCATCAGTTCGACCATCGTCGAATTCGTCACCGGCGTCGCCGTCGTCAAGACCTTCGGCCAGACCGGACGGGCGCACAAGGCGTTCCTGCGCGCCGCCGACGAGTTCAACGACGACTTCGCGGGGTATGTGGGGCCGATGCTGCGTATCGAGGCGCTCGCGGCGATGATGCTCTCCGCGCCGCTGATCCTGCTGGTCAATCTCGCCGGTGGGTACTGGTTCGTGGACGCGGGCTGGGTCGGGGCGATCGACGTCCTCGGTGCCACCCTCATCGCGATGGTGCTGCCGTCGACACTGATGGCGGCGATGATGGCCATGCACAGCAGGCAGGGCGCGGCGGCCGCGGCCGGCCGCATCGTCGGATTGCTGACGTTGCCCGAACTTCCGATGACCACCGAACCGGCTGTGCCCGAGAGCAATCGGATCGAGATCGACGAGGTGCACTACGCCTATCCGACCGAGGGATCAGCCTCCGGTACGCGCGCCCTGCAGGGCGTGAGCATGACGCTGGAGCCCGGCACCCTGACCGCGCTGGTCGGTCCGTCGGGGAGCGGCAAATCGACTCTGGCGACCCTGATCCCGCGGTTCGTCGACCCCGACGCCGGGGCGGTACGCATCGGTGGGGTCGACGTCCGTGACATCGACCCGCAGGTCTTGTATCGACATGTCGGCTTCGTGCTGCAGGATGTCGCGCTGCTCGACATGAGCGTCGCCGACAACATTGCGCTCGGTCGTCCCGACGCCACCCGCGCCGAAGTGGAGTCGGCGGCGCGCGCGGCGCGGATTCACGATCGGATCACCGAGCTGCCCGGCGGCTACGACACCCGGGTCGGTACCGACGCCCACTTCTCCGGCGGTGAGGCACAGCGTGTGGCGATCGCGCGAGCACTGTTGTGCGACACCCCGATACTGATCCTCGACGAGGCCACCGCGTTCGCCGACCCCGAGTCCGAAGCCGATATCCAGCAGGCGATCTCGTCGTTGATCGCCGGCCGGACGGTACTCGTCATCGCGCACCGGCTCGGCTCGATCACCCACGCCGACACCATCGTCGTCCTCGACGAGGGTCGGGTCGTCGAGCGGGGACGTCACGACGATCTCGTCGCTGCCGGTGGCACATACGCCACCATGTGGCGGGCCTGGCAGGGCCACCCCGCATCAGGCCCTGCAGGCACTGCCGCGACAGAACCGACAAGAGCTCTCCGATGA
- a CDS encoding TetR/AcrR family transcriptional regulator, whose amino-acid sequence MFAEQGLRSTTVRDIADAAGILSGSLYHHFDSKESMVDEILRGFLDGLFARYQQIADADLSAAETLRQLVIASFESIDADHHAVAIYQDEAKRLAPQDRFSYIGDRNEEFRGLWHSVLTRGVADGEFRADLDVELVYRFLRDTVWVAVRWYRPGGSMSVEQIADQYLSVVLDGILPR is encoded by the coding sequence ATGTTCGCGGAGCAGGGTCTGCGGTCGACGACGGTGCGCGACATCGCCGATGCCGCAGGTATTCTCTCGGGGAGTCTCTATCACCATTTCGATTCCAAGGAGTCGATGGTCGACGAGATCCTGCGCGGCTTCCTCGATGGTTTGTTCGCCCGCTATCAGCAGATCGCCGACGCCGATCTGTCGGCCGCCGAGACGTTGCGGCAGTTGGTGATTGCCTCATTCGAGTCCATCGACGCCGATCACCATGCGGTGGCCATCTATCAGGACGAGGCCAAACGGCTTGCGCCGCAAGACCGTTTCTCCTATATCGGTGACCGCAACGAGGAGTTTCGCGGTCTGTGGCATTCGGTGCTGACGCGTGGGGTGGCCGATGGCGAGTTCCGTGCTGATCTCGACGTCGAACTCGTTTATCGCTTCTTGCGTGACACGGTGTGGGTGGCGGTGCGCTGGTATCGGCCGGGTGGATCGATGAGCGTGGAGCAGATCGCCGACCAATACTTGTCCGTGGTCCTCGACGGGATACTCCCGCGCTGA
- a CDS encoding aldehyde dehydrogenase family protein, whose protein sequence is MTKPADVTSKIEGRVSSEAHSMTELLEIQRAAFLRDGIPDAATRIDRITRLSSLLLDHGDEIAEALTVDFGSRPRELSIAADVAGCMIDLTHQRRGVKEWMADSVSARVQGALGFKQRVRHDPLGVVGIMGPWNFPLQLTFVPAASAFAAGNRVLMRPSSITARTTGVIAKYAPDYFSIEELAVITPKHGSGSDFAKLKVDHMFFTGSPEVGSSVAQEAAKNLVPVTLELGGKNPAVVDVSADIDKAAKMLADARMVNGGQVCLCPDYVFVPEAKLGEFTDKVMARWTANFATIYDNPEYTSTINQKNYERIVGLIDDAVSLGAEKRQVVPGGEPLPSAERRKIPPTLLTGVKSGMKITEDEVFGPVLTVYPYRDLTEAISYIAGHPHPLTMYWCGDDNDNFARLADNTRSGSINGNDFALHMFGAELPFGGIGRSGMGSYHGKTGFETFSHARAVAFSTMPFTVAEMMSPPFTNRDKKMANGQLKLWTKLNARAQKKVRKR, encoded by the coding sequence ATGACCAAACCTGCTGACGTGACCAGCAAGATCGAGGGACGTGTCTCGTCCGAAGCGCATTCGATGACCGAACTGCTCGAGATCCAGCGTGCGGCCTTCCTGCGGGACGGCATCCCGGACGCGGCGACCCGCATCGACCGCATCACCCGGCTCTCGTCGCTGCTGCTCGATCACGGTGACGAGATCGCCGAGGCGCTGACCGTCGACTTCGGTTCGCGGCCAAGGGAACTGAGCATCGCCGCGGACGTCGCAGGCTGCATGATCGACCTGACCCACCAGCGCCGCGGGGTCAAGGAGTGGATGGCCGATTCGGTCTCGGCGCGGGTACAGGGAGCTCTCGGCTTCAAGCAGCGGGTGCGTCATGATCCGCTGGGCGTCGTCGGCATCATGGGCCCCTGGAACTTCCCGCTGCAGCTGACCTTCGTGCCCGCGGCGTCGGCGTTCGCGGCCGGTAACCGTGTGCTGATGCGGCCGTCGTCGATCACCGCGCGCACCACCGGCGTGATCGCCAAGTACGCCCCCGACTACTTCTCGATCGAGGAACTCGCGGTCATCACGCCCAAGCACGGGTCGGGATCGGATTTCGCGAAACTCAAGGTCGACCACATGTTCTTCACCGGCTCGCCCGAGGTCGGTTCCTCGGTGGCCCAGGAGGCCGCCAAGAACCTGGTGCCGGTCACCCTCGAGCTCGGCGGCAAGAACCCGGCCGTCGTCGACGTCTCCGCCGACATCGACAAGGCGGCGAAGATGCTGGCCGACGCCCGCATGGTCAATGGTGGTCAGGTCTGCCTGTGCCCCGACTACGTCTTCGTGCCGGAGGCCAAACTCGGTGAGTTCACCGACAAGGTGATGGCCCGCTGGACCGCCAACTTCGCGACGATCTACGACAACCCCGAGTACACCTCGACGATCAACCAGAAGAACTACGAGCGGATCGTCGGGCTGATCGACGACGCGGTCTCGCTCGGCGCCGAGAAGCGACAGGTCGTCCCCGGTGGCGAACCGTTGCCGTCGGCCGAGCGTCGCAAGATCCCGCCGACCCTGCTCACCGGGGTCAAGTCGGGGATGAAGATCACCGAGGACGAGGTCTTCGGTCCGGTGCTGACGGTGTACCCGTACCGGGATCTCACCGAGGCGATCAGCTACATCGCCGGCCACCCGCACCCGCTGACGATGTACTGGTGCGGCGACGACAACGACAACTTCGCGCGGCTGGCCGACAACACCCGCAGCGGGTCGATCAACGGAAACGATTTCGCGCTGCACATGTTCGGTGCCGAGCTGCCGTTCGGTGGCATCGGGCGCAGCGGGATGGGCAGTTACCACGGCAAGACCGGTTTCGAGACCTTCAGTCATGCACGCGCCGTGGCCTTCTCGACGATGCCGTTCACCGTGGCCGAGATGATGTCGCCGCCGTTCACCAACCGCGACAAGAAGATGGCCAACGGCCAGCTGAAGCTGTGGACCAAGCTCAACGCGCGGGCGCAGAAGAAGGTGCGCAAGCGCTGA
- a CDS encoding acetyl-CoA C-acetyltransferase yields the protein MSPQAYIVDAVRTPVGKRNGSLAKTHPADLGAHVITAILERTGIDPMIVDDVVFGCVDAIGPQAGNIARTAWLAAGGPLAIPGTTVDRQCGSSQQAIHFAAQGVMSGTQDVVLAGGVQNMSAIPISQAMIAGQEFGFTTPTAESVGWRERFGDAEISQFAGADAMAERWDISREDMEAWALQSHQRARAAIAAGHFDNELAPLGDCVVDECPRETSLEKMAGLAPLAQGSRLTAAVASQISDGASAALVVSEKALADYGLTPRARIHHLSVRGDDPVMMLSAPIPATAYALEKTGLSIDDIDVIEINEAFASVVLAWLKETGADPAKVNPNGGAIALGHPLGATGAKLFATLLNELERTGGRYGLQTMCEGGGTANVTIIERLG from the coding sequence ATGTCACCCCAGGCCTACATCGTCGACGCCGTCCGCACGCCGGTCGGCAAGCGCAACGGCTCGTTGGCCAAGACCCATCCCGCCGACCTCGGCGCCCACGTCATCACCGCGATCCTCGAACGCACCGGCATCGATCCCATGATCGTCGACGACGTCGTCTTCGGATGCGTCGACGCCATCGGGCCGCAGGCGGGCAACATCGCCCGCACCGCGTGGCTCGCCGCCGGTGGGCCGCTCGCCATCCCGGGCACCACCGTCGACCGGCAGTGCGGATCCTCGCAGCAGGCCATCCATTTCGCCGCGCAGGGCGTGATGAGCGGTACCCAGGACGTGGTGCTCGCCGGCGGCGTGCAGAACATGAGCGCCATCCCGATCAGTCAAGCCATGATCGCCGGCCAGGAGTTCGGATTCACCACGCCGACAGCCGAATCCGTCGGCTGGCGGGAACGCTTCGGTGACGCCGAGATCTCACAGTTTGCCGGCGCCGATGCGATGGCGGAGCGCTGGGACATCAGCCGCGAGGACATGGAGGCGTGGGCGCTGCAGTCACATCAGCGTGCGCGAGCGGCCATCGCCGCGGGTCATTTCGACAACGAGCTCGCGCCGCTCGGTGACTGCGTCGTCGACGAATGTCCGCGCGAGACGTCGCTGGAGAAGATGGCCGGACTCGCGCCGTTGGCGCAGGGCTCGCGCCTGACCGCCGCCGTCGCCTCGCAGATCTCCGACGGCGCGTCGGCCGCGCTCGTGGTGTCCGAGAAGGCGTTGGCCGACTACGGGCTGACCCCGCGGGCCCGCATCCATCACCTCTCGGTGCGCGGCGACGACCCGGTGATGATGTTGTCCGCACCGATCCCAGCGACCGCATACGCACTGGAGAAGACCGGCCTGTCCATCGACGACATCGACGTCATCGAGATCAACGAGGCCTTCGCCTCGGTGGTGCTTGCCTGGCTCAAGGAGACCGGCGCCGACCCGGCGAAGGTCAACCCCAACGGCGGTGCCATCGCCCTCGGCCATCCGCTCGGTGCGACCGGTGCCAAGCTCTTCGCCACGCTGCTGAACGAACTCGAACGCACCGGCGGCCGGTACGGGCTGCAGACGATGTGCGAGGGCGGCGGCACGGCCAACGTGACCATCATCGAGCGGCTGGGCTGA
- a CDS encoding SDR family oxidoreductase, translated as MTTPDTENRRSPLADPPVETPGHGLLLGRKVVVTAAAGTGIGFATARRALLEGADVLLSDWHERRLGEAAQKLSEEFGDRTVAQVTCDVSDTAQVDALITHAADELGRIDVLVNNAGLGGETPVADMTDEQWDRVVDITLNGTFRATRAALRYFRAVEHGGVIVNNASVLGWRAQRGQAHYAAAKAGVMALTRCAAVEAADYGVRINAVAPSIAKHPFLAKVTSDELLDELAAHEAYGRAAEVWEVAATIAMLASDYTTYLTGEVVSISSQRA; from the coding sequence ATGACCACCCCGGACACCGAGAACCGTCGTTCACCGTTGGCCGACCCGCCGGTGGAGACGCCCGGACACGGACTCCTGTTGGGCCGCAAGGTCGTGGTCACCGCGGCCGCGGGGACCGGCATCGGATTCGCCACCGCCCGAAGGGCACTGCTCGAAGGCGCCGACGTCCTCCTCAGCGACTGGCACGAACGCCGGCTCGGCGAGGCCGCCCAGAAACTGTCCGAAGAGTTCGGCGACCGGACGGTCGCGCAGGTGACCTGCGACGTCTCCGACACCGCGCAGGTGGACGCGTTGATCACCCATGCCGCAGATGAACTCGGCCGCATCGACGTCCTGGTCAACAACGCCGGGCTCGGCGGCGAGACGCCGGTCGCCGATATGACCGACGAACAGTGGGACCGCGTCGTCGACATCACCCTCAACGGCACCTTCCGCGCCACTCGTGCTGCCCTGCGCTACTTCCGGGCCGTCGAACACGGCGGCGTCATCGTCAACAACGCCTCGGTACTGGGCTGGCGTGCCCAACGCGGACAAGCCCACTACGCCGCCGCCAAGGCCGGTGTGATGGCACTGACCCGTTGTGCCGCAGTCGAAGCCGCCGACTACGGGGTGCGCATCAATGCGGTCGCGCCGTCGATCGCCAAGCATCCCTTCCTGGCGAAGGTCACCAGCGACGAACTGCTCGACGAGCTCGCCGCGCACGAAGCCTACGGGCGTGCCGCGGAGGTCTGGGAGGTCGCGGCCACCATCGCGATGCTCGCCAGCGACTACACCACCTATCTCACCGGCGAGGTCGTCTCGATCTCCAGCCAGCGAGCCTGA